A DNA window from Candidatus Protochlamydia phocaeensis contains the following coding sequences:
- the yajC gene encoding preprotein translocase subunit YajC, which produces MKAKLYMLLTTLTVLASGRLFAEGDTPPPADQSFWQTLVMIGIAFLFFYVILWRPEQKRRKALEEQRNTLKKGDRVVAMGIIGTVVRVGDQTVILKMYDGAKLEFFKAAITDLLPEEDSGKKVELIAEDQ; this is translated from the coding sequence ATGAAAGCAAAATTATATATGCTATTAACCACTTTAACGGTATTGGCAAGCGGGCGATTATTTGCTGAAGGGGATACCCCTCCTCCAGCTGATCAGAGCTTTTGGCAAACTCTGGTCATGATTGGAATAGCCTTTCTATTTTTTTACGTCATTTTATGGCGTCCAGAACAAAAAAGACGCAAAGCTTTAGAAGAGCAGCGTAATACGCTCAAAAAAGGGGATCGCGTTGTTGCAATGGGAATCATTGGAACAGTTGTACGTGTGGGGGATCAAACGGTCATCCTCAAAATGTACGATGGAGCGAAATTGGAATTTTTTAAAGCAGCCATTACGGATCTTTTGCCGGAAGAAGATAGCGGAAAGAAAGTCGAGCTTATCGCCGAAGATCAATAA